Part of the Prochlorococcus sp. MIT 0603 genome is shown below.
TAATAGAACTTTTTTAAATATCCCTTCATCAATAACAGAACTATCAATGACTTCTGTGTCATAAACTTTTTGTTCTTCAGTGTTGTTATTGGTCATATTTATTAGATGTGATTTATAGAAAAATGATTTTGTAAAATAGCTTCTTCATTCATCTTGTAAGCTAACCTCAACCAAGCCATTTTGGATCCCTGTTTTTCGAAGCTTCCTGAGAGCTCTGTGAACTACTTGTCTGCAATATTCCCTGCTACATTTCATATGTTGTGCTACTTCTGCAAGAGTTCTCCATTTATTTGTTCCATCAAGTCCAAAACGTAAGCTAACAATTGTTCTCTCTTTATTAGTTAGATTTGCTTCTCTAAGTAATGACCATGCTGAGTCATTGCGTTCAGCCAACTCTGCAAGTTCCATTGGAGGCGCTTCTTCGCTTGGCAAGATATCCCCTAACTCTGAAGGTTCTGATTTGGATTGTATTGCTCCTTGCAGGCTTACAGTGATACTTCTAAGTTCACATTCAAGTAGTTCACCTAAATCTTCTTGAGAGATGTTTAACTTATTTGCCAATTGTTCTAAAGAGGGTGTGCTACCACTTTCTTGCATTAATTGTGATTTTGCGGATCTAAGCTTTGTTAATTTCTCATTTATATTTACAGGGATTCTAATAGTTCGACTTTGTGTTGATAAGGCTCTGTTTAGCCCTTGCCTAATCCACCAGTATGCATAAGTAGAGAAACGATGTCCTCTCTTGGGATCATATTTCTCTACTGCTCGTGTTAATCCTAGTGTTCCTTCTTGAATGAGATCTAGTAGTTCAAGCCCTTTCCCTTGATATTTCTTAGCTAAATTAACTACTAGTCTGAGGTTTGCCGTAATCATATGGTTTTTAGCTTTTTCACCTTCTTGGATTGCTTTTTTCTCAGATTCGGTGAAATTCTGGTTATTTGTATTTTGGGTTGATGTTTTGCTTCTTTCCATTAGAGATACCATTGCTTGTACCTTTCTCCCCATGGTGAGCTCTTCTTCTGGTGTAAGTAGTGGGTGACGCCCTATCTCCCCAAGAAAATCACTTAAAGAACTCACGATTTAAAACTCCTTATCATTTATGTGAAATCAGTTTGAAATTTGAAAGTATTAACTTTCGATTAATGCAGCCAAGATTCTTGATTTCATTTTAGATTGTAAATAGTGTATTTATTCTGAATATTTCTCAATATCTAGCCACTTTTTTATGCAAGTTATTACAGAAATGACATCTTTCTTCTCCGCCTATCTCGTAGTATTTATGAAATACGCTCGTAAACACTTTGATTGACAAATCGATTCTGAATAGTGCACTAGTTGCATACTTGCATTATTTATGCATTATTCTCTGTTTTGGTGCTTTGCTTTTTGAGAGATTACGTTTAAAAGTTGATCTGAATAGAGAAGAAGCTATATCCATAATTTTGGCAGATATTATTTATGGGCTGGCTGGGGTTATGCTTATAGTGACAGGCATTCTTAGGGTTAAATTTTTTGGACAAGGGCCAGAGTTTTATACTGAAAATCCCTTGTTTTGGTTCAAAATAGCTTCTTATATTTCTGTTGGATTGCTCTCCCTTTACCCAACTATTACCTATATTTTGTGGGCAATTCCTATAAGTAAAAATAAGCTCCCAACTCTTACAGATAATTTATTAGCAAGGTTTCGCTTAATAATAAATATAGAAATTATTGGATTTTCTTTAATTCCATTAATGGCTACTCTAATGGCTCGAGGAGTTGGATTAGCTACATCTTAATGTCTTTAGATTGCAGGAATTAGTTATTTTTTCTGAGAGTTATTTCTTTTGGAATTTCTCCTGCTATCAAGTACTTCTAATACATCTCTCCAGTCTACGTTGTGGTATCTGAGAGCAACTTGTAGGTGGAAAATTAGATCAGCAGCTTCATTTGCAATGGATTTGGGATCATTATCTTTGCATGCCATTACAAATTCTGATCCTTCTTCTCCAATTTTTTTGAGGATTCTATTCTCACCACTTTCTAAAAGACTATTTGTATAACTTCCAGGTTGAGGGTTGTTGGACCTTTCTTTGATTGTTTGAAAGAGTTCACTACAGGAGTTTGTTAAGGGTGGAAGAAAAGTGGGTTTATCACTTCCCAAAGAAGAATCTTTACCAAAATCCTTGAAAAAACAGCTTCTTGCTCCTTCATGACAAGCAATGGAACCAACTTGCTCAATAGAAAAAATTATTGCATCCGAATCACAATCATATCTAATACTTTTAAGTTTTTGAAAATGCCCACTGGTTTCACCCTTATGCCAAAGCTTTTGCCTTGATCTGCTCCAGTAATGGATTTCGCCTGTCTTTAATGTTTCCTTTAAAGCTGTTTTGTTAACCCATGCCATCATTAATATTGCCCCATCAAGGTAATCTTGAGCAATTGCTGGTATAAGCCCTTTTTCGTTAAAACGAAGTGTTTCTATGATTTCTTGGCTCAGTTGCGTCATATCCTTAATTGATGAAAGAAAATTTAATTGCAATGATGTGGGTAGTGTATTCCCTCAAATATGAAGTAGATGCCTGATCAAACTACTGGTTTTAGCTGTAGCAAGCATTTTGAAGGATTCCCTTGTTGTCATAGGCAATGGAGGCACTCTGGCCATTGTAGTTTTGTTCATGGATATAGTAGAAAGTTTACTTTTTGGTTTAGAGCAAATGCCTTGGATCAACATGGATTTGTGGTTGATTTTTCAAGCCTTTATTTGCTAGAGCAAAAATTGAAAGATCATTTTGATCATACTTTTCTTGTTAACAAAGACGACCCTATGCTTCCACAATGGCAAAAATTACATGATGCGAAAGCTTTAGATCTTCGAATAATGGAAAATGTAGGAATGGAATCAACAGCAAAGATTATTTGGGAATGGGCAAACTTGATTTTATTAGAAAGGGACTCTGGGAGAACTTGTTGCTTTAGAGCACAAGCAAGCGAGAACGATTTCAATTCTGCTTGTTTTGAATTGGTTCCCGATTGGTTTAGGTTTACTTAAACTACAATCGACTCCCACAATCAGCAATATTATTTAAGTCTCATTTGATTATTTTGGTAGAGACCAAGGGTTAATGCCTAGCTTGGCTCCAATTTTATGAGCACAAGCAAAACCACTAAAAGCCACTGCATTTAAACCTTGACCAGGGAAGCAAGAGTCGCCTACACAGTAGAGACTTTCTATGGCTGTACTATTAAAAGGCATTGGCAACAAACCAGGGAGGCGCATTGCAGGGATCGGACCATAACTGCCATTGTGACGACCAAGGAATCGACGATGGCTTCTTGGTGTTCCAATCTCTTGATGAGTGATTAGCTCCTTCACTCCTGGAAAAACTTGTTCGATTTTTGTTATTAGACGATCACAGGCAAGAGCTTTTTTCTTTGCATAAGTTGGTGGATCAAGCCTTTTCCATTCAGCCATGGAGGAAGGAGTAAAGGCATGGATGATGTGATGTCCCTTAGGCGCTAGTGATTTATCTAATAGCGTTGGAATTGAGATGAAAACTACACCTTGTTCTGATTCCATCTTTTCCCATTCGTTAAGTATTAAATGGTGGCAGTGTGACCCTTTAGGGATGCAATCTTCTTTAACCCCTAGATGGATCGATAAGAAGGATGGAGAGGGCTTGTAACGATTCCTCCATTTTTTTTCAGGTTGTGGGGTGTATTCTTCTTCCACAAGAGGTTCTTTAACCCCTTCTCCTCCAAAGGTATCCCACCTTGTGGCATTAGACACTATTATATTAGATTGAAGTTCTTCTCCTGTTGAGAGCTTTACTCCAACAGCTTTCTTTCCTTCTAA
Proteins encoded:
- a CDS encoding 6-carboxytetrahydropterin synthase, coding for MPDQTTGFSCSKHFEGFPCCHRQWRHSGHCSFVHGYSRKFTFWFRANALDQHGFVVDFSSLYLLEQKLKDHFDHTFLVNKDDPMLPQWQKLHDAKALDLRIMENVGMESTAKIIWEWANLILLERDSGRTCCFRAQASENDFNSACFELVPDWFRFT
- a CDS encoding DUF2214 family protein produces the protein MIDKSILNSALVAYLHYLCIILCFGALLFERLRLKVDLNREEAISIILADIIYGLAGVMLIVTGILRVKFFGQGPEFYTENPLFWFKIASYISVGLLSLYPTITYILWAIPISKNKLPTLTDNLLARFRLIINIEIIGFSLIPLMATLMARGVGLATS
- the hisIE gene encoding bifunctional phosphoribosyl-AMP cyclohydrolase/phosphoribosyl-ATP diphosphatase HisIE, with protein sequence MTQLSQEIIETLRFNEKGLIPAIAQDYLDGAILMMAWVNKTALKETLKTGEIHYWSRSRQKLWHKGETSGHFQKLKSIRYDCDSDAIIFSIEQVGSIACHEGARSCFFKDFGKDSSLGSDKPTFLPPLTNSCSELFQTIKERSNNPQPGSYTNSLLESGENRILKKIGEEGSEFVMACKDNDPKSIANEAADLIFHLQVALRYHNVDWRDVLEVLDSRRNSKRNNSQKK
- a CDS encoding sigma-70 family RNA polymerase sigma factor, which produces MSSLSDFLGEIGRHPLLTPEEELTMGRKVQAMVSLMERSKTSTQNTNNQNFTESEKKAIQEGEKAKNHMITANLRLVVNLAKKYQGKGLELLDLIQEGTLGLTRAVEKYDPKRGHRFSTYAYWWIRQGLNRALSTQSRTIRIPVNINEKLTKLRSAKSQLMQESGSTPSLEQLANKLNISQEDLGELLECELRSITVSLQGAIQSKSEPSELGDILPSEEAPPMELAELAERNDSAWSLLREANLTNKERTIVSLRFGLDGTNKWRTLAEVAQHMKCSREYCRQVVHRALRKLRKTGIQNGLVEVSLQDE